Genomic DNA from Roseburia intestinalis L1-82:
ACGGTACGGAGCATGCATCTCTGTCAAATACTTTTACTGTCAACAATGCTTTTGAACTGACACTGAATAAACCAAGCTCCCAGGCAAACCCTGTACAGATCGGCTTTAAAACAACAGCTGACTCCATTGTAGACAATGTCCAGTCTCTGGTAAATGTATACAACAATCTGATCCAGTTAAGCTATCGCTATGACAGCACACAGGAAGCAGATAAACTGCGGCGCGATTTTACACAGGTGGTAAAACCTTATTACAATGAATTTGAGTCGTATGGATTAAAACTTTCAGATGACGGTGCCATCAAGGTCGATACACATCTTCTGACGGATGCAGTTACTTCCGCGGATGCAAAAGAATGCTTTGCAACATTAAATAAGTTTAAAAACGATCTCGGAACGACCGCCGGAACCGTCTCTGTTGACCCGTTAAATTATGCAAGCAAAACGATGATCACTTACAAAAAACCAGGTCATAAGAATTTTTCCTGCCCTTACCTGACCTCCGTTTATTCCGGAATGATGTTAGACAGATATTGCTAAACGGACACTTACAGATTTTCTGTAGTGTCCGTTTAATATTCCAATATCCCAGATGCAACTTCAGATTATGCATCTTTCGCACTGATCATGTACTATATATCATTTTCCTGATTTTCATTTTCTTCTATAATATCCAGCATCGTATTTATTCTCTCTATATAATTGTGATGCTCCCTTACTTTTCGATAACCATTTTCTGCGATTGCCAGACGTTCTTCCTCATGTGCCAGATAATATTCTGCTTTTTCACAAAGATCATTGATTCCGTCAAAGCATACCAGGTCTTCCCCCTCTTTAAAATAATATGGTATTTCCGCCTGATAATTTGTCATCAGAAAGCCTCCTGCCCCAAGCACATCCCATACCCTGAGTGGTATGCCGCTCTTGATATTCGGAATCGTAAAATTCAGATTAATCTTTGACATACGAAAAACCTGCGGCAGCTCACTCCAGTAATCAACCGAACCACAGTACTGAATCCGCAGCATATCACTTACATCACTGTTACTGTACACATTGACATGATAACGTTTTGACAGTTCGATCAATGCACGTCTGCGCTCCACTTCCGCAATTTTAAATCCAAGTACGGTCGTCTGAAAGATCAGTCCAAGATCCGAAAACGACCCTTCTGATTTTTCCAGTTCAAAATATTCCTGAAGTTTTTCCAGTATATCCGTGGTCAGCATGGGTTCCACAATATTTGCGCCACTGATATTTAACTGTGCCTCGATCACTGCGTCAAAATACCCCCGTAGATATTCTGGCAGCCTGCTTTTTATCTTATCATAAGAATTTCTTTCATAAAGGCTTCCAACAAATGCGATATCCCCTTTGTATTTCTGTATTTCCGGCGAATTTGCAATCACCATATCCATCCGGTTTGTATCTACCGCAAGCGGAAGATACCAGATATGCTCTACTCCCATCTCCCGAAATTCCAGATAATTTGTCTTGTCAAAGGTAAATATATAATTGCAGGGATGAAAAATGGATTCGTGATACATACTGATCAGCGGATTGTCACAGCTCCACGATACATATTTTATTCCCATCTTCTGACAGACATTCGAAATCAGTGCAAAATAATTGACCGTAAATACCATATCATAATGCGTTTCCTGTATTTTGTGCTCAATTATTTTTTCAAATTCCGGATCAATATCATAATTGCCAAGATGCTGTTCGATATTATCCACAGTATGTCCCAGCAATAAAAATGTCTGCTCTATGTCTCTGTAATTATAAGCTTTCCAGCGATACATCAATATGTGCATAATACTCTCCATTCTTGCGCTGCTTTTAAGCGCATCACGAGTTTGTGTGAAGCACAAATCTTGCGTGTGAAAAATGTATTTTTCACACTAATCTCCATTCCTGTGCCGTGTCAGCCAAAATAACGTTTTCATCTGTATGTAAAACCTGTTGCAGGGAGGGAATGAGAACCTCCGGCTCTACATCCAGGCTTCCCTGATCCACGCTGCCCTGCTTTTCCACGTATGATGCTCTTTTGCTGACTGATATCCACAGTCTGCCATCCTTTGTGTGGACTGCATGTGTCCGAACAGGTCAAATACACGGTCTGGCAAAGTCCGGATCTCATTTCTTGAAAACATGACAAGTTCTTTTCCATCCGTAAACTCTCTGCGCAGATAGGTGGAATCGTCCGTCACCACTGCTGCTCCGGCAAGCATTCCGTTAAAAATACGGTCATGTGCTCCGGCTTTGAACCAGGTCATTGTATTTAAGACGATCTTACTGTCGTTCATCAAAGGCAGAATCTCCGGTGCAAGTACTTTTCCACCATACACCAGATACGGATTGTCACTCCACTCACACTGATCCCA
This window encodes:
- a CDS encoding CgeB family protein — protein: MHILMYRWKAYNYRDIEQTFLLLGHTVDNIEQHLGNYDIDPEFEKIIEHKIQETHYDMVFTVNYFALISNVCQKMGIKYVSWSCDNPLISMYHESIFHPCNYIFTFDKTNYLEFREMGVEHIWYLPLAVDTNRMDMVIANSPEIQKYKGDIAFVGSLYERNSYDKIKSRLPEYLRGYFDAVIEAQLNISGANIVEPMLTTDILEKLQEYFELEKSEGSFSDLGLIFQTTVLGFKIAEVERRRALIELSKRYHVNVYSNSDVSDMLRIQYCGSVDYWSELPQVFRMSKINLNFTIPNIKSGIPLRVWDVLGAGGFLMTNYQAEIPYYFKEGEDLVCFDGINDLCEKAEYYLAHEEERLAIAENGYRKVREHHNYIERINTMLDIIEENENQENDI